The proteins below are encoded in one region of Sedimentibacter sp. zth1:
- a CDS encoding GntR family transcriptional regulator: MEDKTNNRSKTQIPRYQQIAIEIASRIASEEYQIGEKVYARSAIASQYGVSSETARRAICVLCDLGIVISEKGSGVTIKSHQNAVTFIKHYRKRQTIDSIKDNLMKSITRQQSEMKILNNCLSDLITASEHFRSMNPFMPFETRITSECIFLNKTIAEIQFWEYTGATVLAIQREDTLLKSPGPHVTLLEHDILYFLPQEDSSQRVKNFLYPLKVK, from the coding sequence ATGGAAGATAAAACTAATAATAGAAGTAAAACTCAAATTCCGCGATATCAACAAATTGCAATTGAAATTGCCTCGCGAATTGCTAGTGAAGAATATCAGATAGGTGAAAAGGTCTACGCACGCTCAGCTATAGCAAGTCAATATGGTGTTTCATCAGAAACAGCAAGGCGTGCTATTTGTGTATTATGTGATCTGGGTATCGTTATATCAGAAAAAGGTAGTGGTGTCACAATTAAATCACATCAAAATGCGGTAACCTTTATTAAGCATTACAGGAAGCGTCAAACGATTGATAGTATAAAGGATAATTTAATGAAAAGTATTACTCGCCAGCAAAGTGAGATGAAGATACTAAATAATTGCTTATCAGATCTAATTACGGCATCAGAGCATTTTAGATCGATGAATCCATTTATGCCGTTTGAAACACGAATAACCTCTGAATGTATTTTTCTTAACAAAACCATTGCTGAAATTCAGTTTTGGGAATATACTGGAGCCACTGTACTTGCTATCCAAAGAGAAGATACTTTACTTAAATCTCCAGGTCCTCATGTTACACTATTAGAACATGATATTCTGTATTTTTTACCTCAGGAGGATTCTTCGCAGCGTGTTAAAAATTTTTTATATCCATTAAAAGTAAAATAA
- a CDS encoding HPP family protein — MLVKAIMIPFNQLRCLSVDNTLEEALIIIEENRLLSLPVVDGKQFIGVLSKENLYEEYFKNYCGQSKIEFLNNKVKNMVKTKIMTINQELPIQDAAAIFITSKYRFIPIIDNTNNLLGIVTHQSIFKEYQKIFGDRVNELTIYNCNFKGTIAKMTDTIAKAGGNIKNIVLMDSNVMNLEEIHLSIDCKDFEKVVKALKKNSFNVRTPRIDDK, encoded by the coding sequence ATGTTAGTAAAGGCAATAATGATTCCATTTAATCAACTAAGATGTCTTTCTGTTGATAACACATTGGAAGAAGCACTAATTATAATTGAAGAAAACAGACTTTTGTCTTTGCCTGTTGTTGATGGAAAACAATTTATTGGTGTTTTATCAAAAGAGAATTTATATGAAGAATACTTTAAGAACTATTGTGGACAATCTAAAATTGAATTTTTAAACAATAAAGTTAAGAATATGGTAAAAACAAAAATAATGACAATTAATCAAGAGCTACCAATACAGGACGCTGCTGCAATTTTCATTACTTCGAAATATCGATTTATTCCAATTATAGATAATACAAATAATTTATTAGGTATAGTAACTCATCAGTCTATATTTAAAGAATATCAAAAAATATTTGGAGATAGAGTAAATGAACTTACTATATACAATTGCAATTTTAAAGGAACTATTGCTAAAATGACTGATACAATTGCAAAAGCTGGTGGTAATATAAAAAATATTGTATTAATGGATTCAAATGTTATGAATTTGGAAGAAATTCACTTAAGCATTGATTGTAAAGATTTTGAAAAGGTTGTAAAAGCATTGAAGAAAAATAGTTTTAATGTTAGAACACCAAGAATAGATGATAAATAA
- a CDS encoding class I SAM-dependent methyltransferase has protein sequence MNDNKKCWDRNAKHYDFVIKKDQKSYKKIYELIRNNVNDLDVLEVGTGTGNIAVNIADKANKVIATDFSEEMIKTAQLKRKPENVSFEIADATKLPYQNNSFDAVIISNCLHIMPYPEKALLEIKRVLKEEGTLFAPNFCHKGSLKAKLFSIMGIFTGFKAFKVWSPDEYRMFLNSNGFNVIKHETLKSSFPIEMVICKQLI, from the coding sequence TTGAATGATAATAAAAAGTGTTGGGATAGAAATGCTAAACATTATGATTTTGTAATTAAAAAAGATCAAAAATCCTATAAAAAAATATATGAATTGATTAGAAATAATGTTAATGATTTAGATGTTTTGGAAGTAGGAACAGGTACTGGAAATATTGCTGTAAATATAGCTGATAAAGCAAACAAAGTTATTGCAACTGATTTCTCAGAAGAAATGATAAAAACAGCACAGTTAAAAAGAAAGCCGGAAAATGTTAGTTTTGAAATTGCAGATGCAACTAAACTTCCTTACCAAAATAATAGCTTTGATGCGGTTATTATATCAAATTGTTTGCATATTATGCCTTATCCAGAAAAAGCACTTTTAGAAATTAAACGTGTTCTAAAAGAAGAAGGAACTTTATTTGCTCCGAATTTTTGTCACAAAGGAAGTTTGAAAGCAAAATTATTTTCCATAATGGGAATATTTACAGGTTTTAAAGCGTTTAAAGTATGGTCACCTGATGAATATAGAATGTTTTTGAATTCCAATGGATTTAATGTGATAAAACATGAAACGTTAAAATCTAGTTTTCCGATAGAAATGGTTATTTGTAAACAGTTGATTTAA
- a CDS encoding ABC transporter substrate-binding protein, whose amino-acid sequence MKKFLAIFLTVIMVLILACGCDKQNNRMTQNVRLVEVTHSVFYAPQYVAIEKGFFTDNEIEIELINGGGADKCMTALLSDQADVAFMGPEASVYVYKQDKEDYVVNFAQLTQRDGSFIVGREKNDDFKIEDMKGKTILGGRKGGMPLMTLEYVLKQHGLTPNVDLTVRTDIQFDMMAGAFASGEADYTTLFEPLASNFEAEQKGYIVGSLGAEAGYIPYTCYCTLLSSIEGKEELIQNFTNAIYKGMIWVQNNSAEEVAEAILPQFPDSNIELLTQVVQRYKDQDTWKPDLILGKDGYDRMIDIIITAGELEEGAPYDKVFVDKFAKEAMKNTK is encoded by the coding sequence ATGAAAAAGTTTTTAGCTATTTTTTTAACAGTTATAATGGTATTAATACTTGCATGTGGATGTGATAAACAAAACAACAGAATGACACAAAATGTAAGATTAGTAGAAGTTACTCATTCTGTTTTTTATGCACCTCAGTATGTAGCAATTGAAAAAGGTTTTTTTACAGATAATGAAATAGAAATAGAGTTAATCAACGGTGGTGGCGCAGATAAATGTATGACAGCCCTTCTAAGTGATCAGGCAGATGTTGCATTTATGGGTCCAGAGGCTAGTGTATATGTTTATAAGCAAGACAAAGAAGACTATGTTGTAAACTTTGCACAGCTCACGCAAAGAGACGGTTCTTTTATAGTTGGTAGAGAAAAAAATGATGACTTTAAAATTGAGGACATGAAAGGCAAAACTATTCTTGGCGGAAGAAAAGGTGGAATGCCGTTAATGACTTTAGAATATGTACTTAAACAGCATGGATTGACACCAAATGTAGATTTAACAGTTAGAACTGATATACAATTTGATATGATGGCAGGAGCATTTGCTTCGGGTGAGGCTGACTATACCACTCTTTTCGAGCCATTGGCTTCAAATTTTGAGGCAGAACAAAAAGGATACATTGTAGGTTCTTTGGGTGCAGAAGCAGGATATATTCCATACACATGTTACTGCACACTTCTTAGCAGCATTGAAGGAAAAGAAGAACTAATTCAAAATTTTACCAATGCAATATATAAAGGCATGATCTGGGTACAAAACAATTCCGCGGAAGAAGTTGCAGAAGCTATTCTTCCACAATTTCCTGATTCCAATATAGAACTCCTTACTCAGGTTGTACAAAGATACAAAGATCAGGACACCTGGAAGCCTGATTTAATTTTAGGTAAAGACGGATATGACAGAATGATAGATATTATAATAACTGCAGGAGAATTAGAAGAAGGAGCACCTTATGACAAAGTATTTGTAGACAAATTTGCAAAGGAAGCTATGAAAAATACTAAATAG
- the pnuC gene encoding nicotinamide riboside transporter PnuC — protein sequence MKKIKQFLKFFTLYEKMWFLSIVFLSILFAFIFPEEETRGINGKIIMVLYLVDIFSNVACELLIAKQSKWNFIVSLLVEVTEIAICIILAYRFATLAVTLFFWIPIDIISFITWNRHKDTVNEELTVVRKLSTKQSILVVCGIVIWTVVVGYLLTKIEVEGIISDYPLIEQICCYLDACASAVGIANGVFILLRYREQWIAWYICSALETAINIMAGQWILLVLKAGYFTNTTYGYIKWTKYIAKKTVVKKLN from the coding sequence ATGAAAAAAATAAAACAATTTCTAAAATTTTTTACATTATATGAAAAAATGTGGTTTTTAAGCATTGTTTTTTTATCAATTTTGTTTGCATTTATATTTCCTGAGGAAGAAACAAGAGGTATTAATGGTAAAATAATAATGGTGTTATATTTAGTTGATATATTTAGTAATGTAGCATGTGAGTTGTTGATTGCAAAGCAAAGTAAATGGAACTTTATAGTATCATTGCTTGTTGAGGTTACTGAAATTGCTATATGTATTATTTTAGCTTATAGGTTTGCAACTTTGGCAGTAACTTTGTTTTTCTGGATACCTATTGATATTATTAGTTTTATTACTTGGAACAGACATAAAGATACAGTTAATGAAGAATTAACTGTAGTAAGAAAGCTAAGCACTAAGCAAAGTATATTAGTTGTTTGCGGAATAGTGATATGGACTGTAGTAGTTGGATATTTACTAACAAAAATTGAAGTCGAGGGTATAATTTCTGATTATCCGCTTATAGAGCAAATTTGTTGCTACCTTGATGCATGTGCAAGTGCAGTAGGAATAGCAAATGGAGTGTTTATATTGCTAAGATACAGAGAACAATGGATAGCTTGGTATATATGTTCAGCTCTTGAAACAGCAATTAATATTATGGCTGGTCAATGGATATTATTAGTACTTAAAGCAGGATATTTTACCAATACAACATATGGATATATAAAATGGACTAAGTACATAGCAAAAAAAACAGTTGTGAAAAAATTGAATTAG
- a CDS encoding bifunctional 2-polyprenyl-6-hydroxyphenol methylase/3-demethylubiquinol 3-O-methyltransferase UbiG — MNLVEDFYDNKYDEWSRLDRHRIEFEITKKYLDKFIVGDNLDIFDIGGGPGRYSFYLSDKGHNVTLLDLSQHNIDIAKEKSKELNTNLAGYIKGDALELDEHNKKYDVVLLMGPLYHLVNKADRRKALKGAVNLLKDGGIIVASFISNYAPIQDNFAYLKFDNGEDDVRELLGYIESGVNNVESGFTTAYFSSSEEALKLMEEYNLKQLAFAGVENILGCRERDILLLPEEDIQKWIRVGFALGEDKKLLGASQHYLYIGRK, encoded by the coding sequence ATGAATTTAGTAGAAGATTTTTATGATAATAAATATGATGAATGGTCAAGGCTTGACAGACACAGAATAGAATTTGAAATAACTAAGAAATACTTAGATAAATTTATTGTTGGAGATAATTTAGATATATTTGATATAGGTGGGGGACCTGGAAGGTATTCATTTTATTTATCAGATAAAGGTCACAATGTAACACTACTTGATTTATCGCAGCATAATATTGATATTGCTAAAGAAAAATCAAAAGAGTTAAATACAAATCTGGCTGGATATATAAAGGGAGATGCTTTAGAACTTGATGAACATAATAAAAAATATGATGTGGTTTTACTTATGGGACCTTTGTATCATTTAGTTAATAAAGCTGACAGACGAAAAGCTTTGAAGGGAGCTGTTAATTTATTAAAAGATGGAGGAATAATTGTAGCTTCATTTATATCTAACTATGCTCCAATTCAAGATAATTTTGCATACTTGAAGTTTGATAATGGTGAGGATGATGTTAGGGAACTATTAGGATATATTGAAAGCGGAGTAAATAATGTAGAAAGTGGTTTTACTACAGCATATTTTTCAAGTTCTGAAGAAGCTTTGAAGCTAATGGAGGAATATAACTTAAAACAGTTAGCATTTGCAGGAGTTGAAAATATTTTGGGTTGTAGGGAAAGAGATATCTTATTATTACCTGAAGAAGATATACAGAAATGGATAAGGGTTGGATTTGCACTAGGAGAGGATAAAAAGCTTCTCGGAGCTAGTCAGCATTATTTATATATAGGTAGAAAATAA
- a CDS encoding ABC transporter ATP-binding protein produces the protein MIRFEDVSKRYKNKHVLTDINFTIEKGKLVAIIGESGCGKTTLLKMINRLIKITSGSIYIGGKNIQSIDEVMLRRNIGYVIQQTGIFPHMTVRQNIEIIPKLQNVDPKKINENTLKLMQMVGLHSEEFLDCYPSELSGGQQQRVGVARAFATDPDIILMDEPFSALDPITRSDLQDELVQLQSKLKKTIVFVTHDMDEAIKIADMICIMKDGAILQYDTPENILKNPIDDFVSDFVGKNRIWSSPEYMKISDIMIERPITALKDLSILKCIDKMRQNKVDSLLIIDSDDRALLGVVKARHIRAVEDKSQSVEKFIRTDFPVLLPEQCILDALKIVTENHTSTVPVTDSDNHLVGLVTRSSLVTTLSQQYFDYEEED, from the coding sequence ATGATTAGATTTGAAGATGTTTCAAAAAGATACAAAAACAAACATGTCCTAACAGATATTAACTTCACAATTGAAAAAGGCAAGCTCGTAGCAATTATTGGAGAGAGTGGTTGTGGAAAAACTACATTACTTAAAATGATTAATCGCTTAATTAAGATTACAAGCGGTTCTATTTATATAGGGGGAAAAAATATTCAGTCTATTGATGAGGTTATGCTAAGAAGAAATATTGGATATGTTATTCAGCAAACTGGAATTTTTCCACATATGACTGTACGTCAAAACATCGAAATTATTCCCAAATTGCAAAATGTTGATCCTAAAAAAATAAATGAGAATACATTGAAACTGATGCAAATGGTAGGGCTTCACAGCGAAGAGTTTTTAGATTGTTATCCATCAGAACTAAGCGGAGGTCAACAGCAGCGAGTTGGGGTTGCTCGTGCTTTTGCAACTGATCCAGATATTATTTTGATGGATGAGCCATTCTCAGCGCTTGATCCTATTACAAGATCTGATTTGCAGGATGAACTGGTACAGTTGCAATCTAAGTTAAAGAAGACAATTGTTTTTGTTACTCATGATATGGACGAAGCAATTAAAATAGCGGACATGATTTGCATAATGAAGGATGGTGCAATTCTACAATACGATACTCCGGAGAATATACTGAAAAATCCGATTGATGATTTTGTTTCTGATTTTGTGGGTAAAAATAGAATTTGGTCTTCTCCTGAATATATGAAAATATCTGATATTATGATAGAAAGACCTATCACTGCTTTGAAGGATTTATCCATACTAAAGTGTATTGATAAAATGCGACAAAACAAGGTGGACAGCCTTTTAATTATTGATTCTGATGACCGAGCGCTACTGGGTGTGGTGAAAGCAAGACATATAAGAGCTGTCGAAGATAAGTCGCAAAGCGTAGAAAAGTTTATACGTACAGATTTTCCGGTATTATTACCTGAACAATGCATTTTAGATGCGTTGAAGATTGTAACAGAAAATCATACATCTACCGTGCCAGTCACAGATTCTGACAACCATCTAGTAGGTTTAGTTACACGTAGTAGCTTAGTTACAACTCTTAGTCAGCAATACTTTGATTATGAAGAGGAGGATTAA
- a CDS encoding O-antigen ligase: MILNEKKDKWSNVFEKITSIYIVLMLTIYLLYVGHEGYQNITKVKFNMFCIISCIYLLLIILLYVELLFIGQKKLSSLWSSLKTTSWTQKLVLVFFLFSLLSAIFSDNHSVAFKGGSRFEGLLTIAIYCICFFATSIYGKPAKWQIYILGLSMTIFCCISIIQLMGYNPFSLYPKGYNYFDGNVKYAGFYISTVGNIDLASALLCLTTPIFLIGVIRMSEKRKFFLLVPLILCIIVTFAIKVQAGILGEVVGLILVMPVVLPVKTKIKKLLCVVILLFIILGIFLLWNYDFEGNETLFEAHELLHGNWEDEYGTGRIYIWKNVINLIPEKLFLGGGPDTLLDRMATHFQRYDEKLDLTIYALVDVAHNEYLNIIVNQGLFALIFYLLALASSAIRWVKNSTNIDAAICGSAVLCYCIQAFFGISMCITSIFFWLTLGLLEKSINVTRKEYKNEKRSKKASIY, translated from the coding sequence ATGATATTAAATGAAAAAAAAGATAAATGGTCAAATGTATTTGAAAAAATTACATCTATATATATTGTTCTAATGTTAACAATTTATTTACTCTATGTTGGTCATGAGGGGTACCAAAATATAACTAAAGTAAAATTTAATATGTTTTGTATTATCTCTTGCATATATTTATTATTAATTATATTACTATATGTTGAACTTTTATTTATTGGTCAAAAGAAGCTCTCTTCTTTATGGAGTAGTTTGAAAACTACGTCATGGACTCAAAAGCTGGTTTTAGTATTTTTTTTGTTTTCACTATTATCTGCAATTTTTTCTGATAATCATAGCGTTGCTTTCAAAGGTGGATCTCGTTTTGAAGGCTTATTAACTATTGCAATATATTGTATATGTTTTTTTGCTACATCAATATATGGTAAACCTGCTAAGTGGCAGATTTATATATTAGGTTTATCTATGACAATATTTTGTTGTATATCAATTATACAATTAATGGGCTATAATCCATTTTCATTATATCCTAAAGGATATAATTATTTTGATGGCAATGTTAAATATGCTGGTTTTTACATAAGTACAGTAGGTAATATTGATTTAGCATCTGCATTATTGTGTTTGACTACACCAATATTTTTAATTGGTGTTATTAGAATGTCTGAAAAAAGAAAATTTTTTTTGTTAGTTCCTTTAATATTGTGCATAATTGTCACTTTTGCTATAAAGGTTCAAGCAGGAATTTTGGGCGAAGTTGTTGGTTTAATACTAGTTATGCCCGTTGTATTACCAGTCAAAACTAAAATTAAAAAACTTTTATGTGTAGTTATACTTTTATTTATTATTTTAGGCATTTTTTTACTATGGAATTATGATTTTGAAGGAAATGAAACGCTGTTTGAGGCACATGAGCTGTTACATGGAAATTGGGAAGATGAATATGGTACAGGAAGAATATATATTTGGAAAAATGTTATTAATCTTATACCAGAAAAATTATTTTTGGGTGGTGGACCTGATACTTTATTAGATAGAATGGCCACACACTTTCAAAGATATGATGAAAAGCTAGACCTTACGATTTATGCGTTAGTTGACGTAGCACATAATGAGTATTTAAATATAATTGTTAACCAGGGTTTGTTTGCTCTAATATTTTACTTGTTAGCATTAGCTAGTTCAGCAATAAGATGGGTAAAAAACAGTACAAATATAGATGCTGCAATATGTGGTAGTGCAGTATTGTGTTATTGTATTCAAGCTTTTTTTGGAATTAGTATGTGCATAACCTCAATATTTTTCTGGTTAACGTTGGGCCTACTAGAAAAATCTATAAATGTAACTAGAAAGGAATATAAAAATGAAAAAAGAAGTAAAAAAGCTAGTATCTATTAA
- a CDS encoding S-layer homology domain-containing protein has translation MKKEVKKLVSINLVLCMMLGAVFAPLFTISVEATENINTSVSTYKDVLIVDGKEYDATKNQSGDGWEYNYDNDSYGYLSLTNYNGGAIYCPYSLSIDVNGNVEITSSNSAGIESSKDVRIYNDSITKNLYSGTFKINVTGGFPAIKAENIRISGPFAATSKDSAALIANDIQLNRFRLFKIFVGNTASDSVEGEYTNQSYICCEPIEFKLNFIGNGGTTSNGETTVPYIFNDSYSALVELNNHRNLFSNNDKIQVGWSKDQNNYDQIILLTNNYQFEDKDYEDDLYAVWTNDDLKAVTLSGYIDKYQGEIDKVIPYSTNEICYLPNSHKAGYRFEGWQTEDGKNIYLADDTIEVLDNIKLKAIYTPLIAVIDGKEYDASKNYDNRTLGWSYYTSNDEIHLHLYDNYSGGLIYIPDNAEINFFGVTSISGVSSESAISAQGYISIDSYNSVGCTITGGTSASAIKADGKITISGSSKTDPIVIIGGEGKSALESKNSNISIDTDVFWAGNDKNSASLLGEYTNEHYVKIAEPNYSIYLNGNAKIPYLSPTSRGGESYFVGWRAGSVYGETRWFLPGESVDFSESTKLDAQYFSKNFAKTLRLNGNGGITDNDSKCSIFLALASAPDLNVYLGDTGYTKSGYTLTGWNTAKDESGISYTVNSFFRYSNFMQDEYLVDLFAQWKKNETPSIDDGNETPSVENGGSISSPQTKSEVKLEIKTNADGNKILEIIATVDMDNDGKSNVIIDKSVADKIIKEIENNKVDQILLVPEINNNELNITFTIPSDAAKVIAEKTGADIIIKTGLLDAKIPNTVLNDSKEDMSISVMKNDDGSYVIDKSFDDTLDITIFDKEINSSTVAVILGSNSTEEIIKKSVTKDGKIIFILSDDAKVVLRNNEKKYSDVNESNLYKTSIDFVVSRELFGGTGFDKFSPDISMNRAMLVTVLHRLENMPKGGDLKFDDVPLNEYYSNAVAWSTKEGIVKGKGNGFAPNDDVTREELAVILFNYAKRYKIDTILNVDLNEFKDSNNISTWANEAMQWSIQTGLIGGKGNNILDPKGNATRLQVAIILQRLIEKVVQ, from the coding sequence ATGAAAAAAGAAGTAAAAAAGCTAGTATCTATTAATTTAGTACTATGCATGATGTTAGGAGCTGTATTTGCGCCTTTATTTACAATTAGTGTAGAAGCTACAGAGAATATTAACACTAGTGTATCTACATATAAAGATGTACTTATTGTAGATGGAAAGGAGTATGATGCTACAAAAAATCAAAGTGGTGATGGATGGGAGTATAATTATGATAATGATAGTTATGGATATTTAAGTTTAACTAATTATAATGGTGGTGCAATATATTGTCCTTACAGCCTTAGTATTGATGTGAATGGCAATGTTGAAATAACGTCATCAAATTCAGCTGGAATTGAAAGTTCGAAGGATGTTAGAATTTATAATGATAGTATAACCAAAAATCTTTATAGCGGTACATTTAAAATAAATGTAACTGGTGGTTTTCCTGCAATTAAAGCTGAAAATATACGTATATCAGGTCCTTTTGCAGCTACTTCAAAAGATTCAGCAGCTCTTATAGCTAATGATATCCAACTGAATAGATTTAGGCTATTCAAAATATTTGTTGGAAATACGGCTAGCGACTCTGTAGAGGGTGAATATACAAATCAATCATATATTTGTTGTGAACCAATAGAATTCAAATTGAATTTTATTGGAAATGGTGGAACAACATCTAATGGCGAAACTACAGTACCATATATTTTTAATGATTCTTATTCAGCATTAGTAGAATTAAATAACCATAGAAATTTATTTTCTAATAATGATAAAATTCAGGTAGGTTGGTCTAAAGATCAAAATAATTATGATCAAATAATTTTATTAACAAATAATTATCAATTTGAAGATAAAGATTACGAAGATGATTTGTATGCTGTATGGACTAACGATGACTTAAAAGCGGTTACATTATCAGGTTATATTGATAAATATCAAGGTGAGATAGATAAAGTTATTCCATATAGTACAAATGAAATTTGTTATCTACCAAATTCGCATAAGGCGGGATACAGATTCGAAGGTTGGCAGACAGAAGACGGAAAAAATATATATTTAGCTGATGATACTATAGAAGTTTTAGACAATATTAAATTAAAAGCGATATATACGCCATTAATAGCAGTTATTGATGGTAAGGAATATGATGCTAGTAAAAATTATGATAATAGAACATTAGGATGGAGTTATTATACTTCTAATGACGAAATTCATTTACATTTATATGACAACTATTCTGGTGGATTAATTTACATACCAGATAATGCAGAAATAAATTTTTTTGGAGTTACTAGTATTAGTGGTGTATCAAGTGAATCTGCAATATCGGCACAGGGATATATAAGTATTGATTCGTATAATAGCGTGGGGTGTACTATTACAGGAGGTACTAGTGCTTCAGCAATAAAAGCAGATGGTAAAATTACTATATCTGGTAGTTCAAAGACTGATCCAATTGTTATAATAGGTGGCGAAGGTAAGTCAGCATTAGAAAGTAAAAATAGTAATATATCTATTGACACTGATGTGTTTTGGGCAGGAAATGATAAAAACTCTGCTAGTTTATTAGGTGAATATACTAATGAGCATTATGTGAAAATTGCTGAACCAAATTACTCAATATATTTAAACGGAAATGCTAAAATTCCATATTTATCACCTACATCAAGAGGCGGGGAATCATATTTTGTAGGATGGAGAGCTGGCTCAGTATATGGCGAAACAAGATGGTTTTTACCAGGCGAGTCAGTTGATTTTTCTGAAAGCACAAAGCTAGATGCTCAATACTTTTCAAAAAATTTTGCTAAGACATTACGTTTAAATGGTAACGGTGGAATAACCGATAATGATTCTAAATGTTCAATATTCTTGGCACTAGCATCAGCACCAGATTTAAATGTATATCTAGGTGATACAGGTTATACTAAATCTGGGTATACTCTTACTGGATGGAATACAGCTAAAGATGAAAGTGGAATTTCATATACTGTAAATAGTTTTTTTAGATATTCGAATTTTATGCAAGACGAATACTTAGTGGATTTATTTGCACAATGGAAGAAAAATGAAACTCCAAGTATAGATGACGGTAACGAAACACCTAGTGTAGAAAATGGTGGTTCTATTAGTTCACCACAAACAAAATCAGAAGTGAAATTGGAAATAAAAACAAATGCAGATGGAAATAAAATTTTAGAAATAATTGCAACAGTAGATATGGATAATGATGGAAAATCAAATGTAATTATTGATAAAAGCGTAGCTGATAAAATAATAAAAGAAATTGAAAACAATAAAGTGGACCAAATCCTTTTAGTTCCAGAAATAAATAACAATGAACTTAATATAACTTTTACAATACCATCTGATGCAGCTAAAGTTATTGCAGAAAAAACAGGTGCTGACATTATCATAAAAACTGGTTTACTAGATGCTAAAATACCAAACACAGTATTGAATGATTCAAAGGAAGATATGTCAATATCAGTAATGAAAAATGATGACGGTAGTTATGTAATAGATAAGAGTTTTGATGATACATTAGATATTACTATATTTGATAAAGAAATAAATTCTAGTACAGTAGCAGTAATTTTAGGCTCCAATAGTACAGAGGAAATTATTAAAAAGTCTGTGACAAAAGATGGAAAAATTATCTTTATACTTTCGGATGATGCAAAAGTAGTTTTAAGAAATAATGAAAAAAAATATTCTGATGTTAATGAATCTAATCTTTATAAAACATCAATAGATTTTGTAGTTTCAAGAGAATTGTTTGGTGGAACAGGATTCGATAAATTTAGTCCTGATATATCGATGAATAGAGCTATGCTAGTAACTGTGCTACATAGATTAGAAAATATGCCTAAAGGCGGGGATTTGAAATTTGACGATGTGCCATTAAATGAATATTACAGTAATGCAGTAGCTTGGTCTACAAAAGAAGGTATAGTTAAAGGAAAAGGTAATGGTTTTGCTCCAAATGACGATGTAACAAGAGAGGAATTAGCAGTAATCTTATTTAATTATGCAAAAAGATATAAAATTGATACAATTCTAAATGTAGATTTAAACGAATTTAAAGATAGTAACAATATCTCAACATGGGCAAATGAAGCAATGCAATGGTCTATACAGACTGGTTTAATAGGTGGAAAAGGAAATAATATTTTAGATCCAAAAGGAAATGCTACAAGATTACAAGTTGCAATAATATTGCAAAGACTAATTGAAAAAGTAGTTCAATAG